One region of Streptomyces rishiriensis genomic DNA includes:
- a CDS encoding acetate kinase, with product MTATRVLVLNSGSSSVKYQLLDMRDSSRLANGLVERIGEQSSRLKHTPLATGGESRERTGPIADHDAALKAVAEELAKDGLGLDSPELAAIGHRVVHGGKHFTQPTVIDGAVLAEIERLIPVAPLHNPANLTGIRTATALRPDLPQVAVFDTAFHTTMPEAAARYAIDVETADAHRVRRYGFHGTSHAYVSRATAKLLGKAPEEVNVIVLHLGNGASASAVEKGRCVDTSMGLTPLEGLVMGTRSGDTDPAVIFHLARVGEMSIDEIDTLLNKKSGLVGLCGDNDMREIRRRIDEGDERAKLAFDIYIHRLKKYIGAYYAVLGHVDAVAFTAGVGENAAPVREAAMAGLGSLGLAVDDGLNAVRGDEPRLISPAGARVAVAVVPTDEELEIATQTYALVKR from the coding sequence GTGACCGCGACCCGTGTCCTCGTCCTCAACTCCGGCTCCTCGTCGGTGAAGTACCAGCTGCTCGACATGCGGGACAGCAGCCGGCTCGCGAACGGGCTCGTCGAGCGGATCGGTGAGCAGTCCTCCCGGCTCAAGCACACGCCCCTCGCCACCGGCGGGGAGAGCCGTGAGCGGACCGGGCCGATCGCGGACCACGACGCCGCGCTCAAGGCCGTGGCGGAGGAGCTCGCGAAGGACGGCCTCGGTCTCGACTCCCCCGAACTCGCCGCCATCGGGCACCGTGTCGTGCACGGCGGCAAGCACTTCACCCAGCCGACCGTGATCGACGGCGCCGTGCTCGCCGAGATCGAGCGGCTGATCCCGGTCGCCCCGCTGCACAACCCGGCCAACCTCACCGGGATCCGTACCGCGACGGCCCTGCGCCCCGACCTGCCCCAGGTCGCCGTCTTCGACACCGCGTTCCACACGACGATGCCGGAGGCGGCGGCCCGCTACGCGATCGACGTCGAGACCGCCGACGCGCACCGCGTACGGCGCTACGGCTTTCACGGGACCTCGCACGCGTACGTCTCCCGGGCGACGGCGAAGCTGCTGGGCAAGGCCCCCGAAGAGGTGAACGTCATCGTGCTGCACCTCGGCAACGGGGCGTCCGCCTCGGCCGTCGAGAAGGGGCGGTGCGTGGACACCTCGATGGGGCTGACGCCCTTGGAGGGGCTCGTGATGGGTACGCGCTCCGGGGACACCGATCCGGCCGTCATCTTCCATTTGGCGCGTGTTGGTGAAATGTCCATCGATGAAATCGACACTCTTCTCAACAAGAAGAGCGGGCTCGTCGGACTGTGCGGTGACAACGACATGCGGGAGATCCGGCGCAGGATCGACGAGGGCGACGAGCGGGCGAAGCTCGCCTTCGACATCTACATTCACCGGCTGAAGAAGTACATCGGCGCGTATTACGCCGTCCTCGGGCACGTGGACGCGGTCGCGTTCACCGCCGGGGTCGGGGAGAACGCGGCACCGGTGCGGGAGGCGGCCATGGCGGGCCTGGGCTCCCTGGGCCTGGCGGTGGACGACGGGCTGAACGCGGTACGCGGTGACGAGCCGCGGTTGATCTCGCCCGCCGGCGCGCGGGTGGCGGTCGCCGTGGTGCCGACGGACGAGGAACTGGAGATCGCCACACAGACCTACGCACTGGTGAAGCGGTAA